A stretch of the Bartonella henselae str. Houston-1 genome encodes the following:
- the purS gene encoding phosphoribosylformylglycinamidine synthase subunit PurS, translating into MKARVIVTLKNSVLDPQGEAIIGALKSLSFTGIHSIRQGKVFDIVLDDQSAKNAKQTLEQMCEELLANTVIENYTIELL; encoded by the coding sequence ATGAAAGCACGCGTTATAGTTACTCTCAAAAACAGTGTTCTTGATCCGCAAGGGGAAGCAATTATCGGTGCTTTAAAGAGTTTATCTTTCACAGGTATTCACTCTATTCGCCAGGGAAAAGTTTTTGATATTGTGCTCGATGACCAATCTGCTAAAAATGCAAAGCAAACACTTGAACAAATGTGTGAAGAGCTCCTCGCAAATACTGTCATTGAAAATTATACAATAGAACTTCTTTAA
- the purQ gene encoding phosphoribosylformylglycinamidine synthase subunit PurQ — protein sequence MKTAIIQLPGLNRDRDMVAALHHITGVEPLKIWQTESTIPDVDVIVIPGGFSYGDYLRCGAIGARTPVLQAVREKAQKGVTVIGICNGFQILLEAGLLPGTLMRNTSLKFVCREIKLEVVNVNTKFSRYYSKGQIICCPVAHHDGNYFVDSETLKQMEENEQIIFRYAENTNPNGSVNDIAGIINKAGNILGMMPHPENFIEPAHGGTDGRLFFQSALELAKG from the coding sequence ATGAAAACTGCTATCATTCAATTACCGGGATTAAATCGCGATCGGGATATGGTTGCAGCACTCCATCACATAACAGGAGTTGAGCCATTAAAAATTTGGCAAACAGAATCAACAATTCCAGATGTAGATGTCATTGTTATTCCTGGTGGTTTTTCTTATGGCGACTACTTAAGATGTGGTGCTATTGGCGCACGAACACCTGTTTTGCAAGCCGTTCGTGAGAAAGCACAAAAAGGTGTTACGGTAATTGGCATATGTAATGGATTTCAAATTTTGTTGGAAGCTGGTTTGTTACCCGGTACTTTAATGCGTAACACTTCATTAAAATTTGTTTGTCGTGAAATAAAGCTTGAAGTCGTAAATGTTAACACAAAATTTTCTCGCTATTATTCTAAAGGACAAATCATTTGTTGTCCTGTTGCACATCACGATGGAAATTATTTTGTTGATAGTGAAACATTAAAACAAATGGAAGAGAATGAGCAAATTATTTTTCGCTATGCAGAAAATACAAACCCTAACGGTTCGGTGAATGATATTGCCGGTATTATTAATAAAGCTGGTAATATTCTCGGTATGATGCCTCATCCTGAAAATTTTATTGAACCTGCACATGGTGGTACTGATGGCCGTTTATTTTTTCAAAGTGCTTTAGAATTGGCAAAGGGATGA